The sequence AAGAAGAAAACTTCTCCTTGAATACCGCAAGCACGATTATATTCTATTAGTTGCTGCAAATAGTCTGGACTTATATTGTAGGAACCCAACTTCATTAAAACACCAGGAGCTAATTTTACCCGCAGATTATTGCCAAACTGCTGTTTAATTAATCTATCAATAATATTCTTATAACTATTAAAATCGCGACGATAGATTTGCGGATGAATAATATCTACTAAACCTTTTTCCAACCATGTCTGCGAGTCTTGTAAATACTCTTTCAATGCCCAATCGTGAATATTAGGAGCCATTGAAATTAGTAAATTATTATTTACAGCCTTAACTTCTTTGTATAAACGCGCTAAAAAATCAGTTAAAATGTCTGCTCGCCACTGCAACCATTGACTATCTTTATGATTTTGCGGGGGATTTTTACCAAATTCTTTTTTATAGCCTTCTAAAGTACCATTATCGTATCCACCTTCACTAGGTAAGGCTGGTAAACGGTCATCTCCTTGAATACCATCTATATCATAATTATTCACAACTTCAAGTATCAGACTTAACAAAAAACTCTGTACCTCAGAATCTAGAGCATTAAGCCATTCAAAACCGTTTTTGTTCAACAAATTACCTTTACTATCTCGTGCAGCCCAATGCGGTTTTTTCGCTAGTAAAACACCTCCATTAGAATTGTAAGAACTAGCAAAACCATATTCAAACCAAGGAATAACTTTTAACCCTACGTCATGAGCTGCGGTAATAACTTCAGCTAGAACATCTCTTCCCCGATATTGCGGATTGATTTCCACGCCAAAATTCTCCTGCATTACCCGAGAAGGAAACTGTGTTACTGCTTTATTCCAAACAACAGGAAAGACAACATTAAAACCAGTTTCAGCAATAAAGTCCATTGCTGAAACTATATTTTCCCGAGAATTAAATACAGTGCTTGCCGTAGTTGTTAACCAAACGCCGCGTATTTGAGTAAATGACATTTTTGGAACAGTTAGCAGTGAGCAGTTAGCAATGAAGCTAAAAAAATTTAAGTATATATATTGAGTTTTTTTATTTAATTTAGTTATTACCTATTACCCATTACCTATTACCTATTACCTATTACCTATTACCCATTACCAACCTACATATTAGGATCGAGATGACGATATCTTGCCTGAACAACCATATATACGCCATAAGACATCAATCCTAAAGCCACAACGGTTAATAACCAAGGTCCGTAAGGCTGATCTGCTAAAGTTTCCAATGCTTCATCAAGTCCTCCAACTTGACTTGCTCTAGCCATATATGCAGCTTCAATAAAAAACCAACCAATTAAAAAGAATACAATACTTCTTGCTGCTAAGCCAAATCTACAAATAGCGATAATCCACTCGCGCCCAGCACTGCTCAATTCCGATAAATCCAATTTTCTACGAAACTTAGCACTAAAAGCTCGATATATGTAATAACATCCGAAAGCAATCACACCCGCGCCAATAGTTCCCACTAGCCACTGTCCGAAAGGTTGATTCAGCAAACGCTCAGTCCAATCTTGCTTGCTATCGCTATTACCGCTTGCACTGCCAATAATAATCTGCACGGCGCTCCAAGCTAAAGTCGCATAAGCTAAACCGTTAGCTACATAACTTAATCTTGTGGCAATACCTTTTAAATCCTTACCCTTTCCTTCCGGATCGTTGATGGCTTCAATAAAACGCCAGATTGCATAACTTATCAAACCAATTGCGATCGCGGCTAGTAAAAATTGACCAAAAGGTTGCTGCACTAAAGTTTTCAAAGCTCCTTCGGTATCAGTAGTCTTTCCACCTCCACCAAAAGCTGCTTGTACAGCCAGCAATCCTACTAAAAAGTAAACAGTTCCTTTTGAAGCGTAACCGAACCTAGCAAACCGTTCAATCCATGTCCCAGGATGATGTGATATTTGTTGTGTCATAGTTGTTAAAAGCAATAACTATGTTCATCTACCCACATATAACTATGAAACACATCTATCCCCAGAATAATCCAAAGTATAGAGATTTTACGGTTAGTAGTTAATTAACATTTAGCAGTGAGCAGTTACCAGTTAATAATTAAAATTTTTTCTACCCCCTCTTCCCCCTCTCCCCCCTCTACCCCCTCCCCCTCATCACTCCATTACTTTATGCCTGTAAGATAAACTAGATAGATTTATTTTTAGTTTAAAGATTATGGAAACCTTGCAGCACGGTTACATCACAACTAATGGCATAAAGCTACATTACGTCACTCAAGGTAGTGGTCCTTTAATGCTGATGCTGCATGGTTTTCCAGAGTTTTGGTATTCCTGGCGATATCAGATTCCCGAATTTGCTTCAGATTTTAAGGTAGTTGCTCCTGATTTAAGAGGTTATAACGATAGCGATAAACCATTAGAGCAATCGGCTTATGTAATGAAAGAGTTAGTGCGAGATGTAGAA comes from Rivularia sp. PCC 7116 and encodes:
- a CDS encoding glycoside hydrolase family 10 protein, producing the protein MSFTQIRGVWLTTTASTVFNSRENIVSAMDFIAETGFNVVFPVVWNKAVTQFPSRVMQENFGVEINPQYRGRDVLAEVITAAHDVGLKVIPWFEYGFASSYNSNGGVLLAKKPHWAARDSKGNLLNKNGFEWLNALDSEVQSFLLSLILEVVNNYDIDGIQGDDRLPALPSEGGYDNGTLEGYKKEFGKNPPQNHKDSQWLQWRADILTDFLARLYKEVKAVNNNLLISMAPNIHDWALKEYLQDSQTWLEKGLVDIIHPQIYRRDFNSYKNIIDRLIKQQFGNNLRVKLAPGVLMKLGSYNISPDYLQQLIEYNRACGIQGEVFFFYEGLRDNNNALAKVLKQKYYANSAAFPCLLDLNQGNKNKQKVVNKKQGLLNFFKNWF
- a CDS encoding DUF1206 domain-containing protein, yielding MTQQISHHPGTWIERFARFGYASKGTVYFLVGLLAVQAAFGGGGKTTDTEGALKTLVQQPFGQFLLAAIAIGLISYAIWRFIEAINDPEGKGKDLKGIATRLSYVANGLAYATLAWSAVQIIIGSASGNSDSKQDWTERLLNQPFGQWLVGTIGAGVIAFGCYYIYRAFSAKFRRKLDLSELSSAGREWIIAICRFGLAARSIVFFLIGWFFIEAAYMARASQVGGLDEALETLADQPYGPWLLTVVALGLMSYGVYMVVQARYRHLDPNM